From the genome of Ziziphus jujuba cultivar Dongzao chromosome 6, ASM3175591v1, one region includes:
- the LOC107430164 gene encoding probable polygalacturonase → MVVEVLAIVVLLISANGAESRKAKFGNHFEYSAISCRAHGASLTDFGGVGDGTTSNTKAFKTAIDHLSQFSSFGGSELFVPPGKWLTGSFNLTSHFTLYLHKNAVLLASQDENEWPLIDPLPSYGRGRDTEGGRFSSLIFGTNLTDVVITGDNGTIDGQGEVWWQKFHKGELNYTRPYLIEIMFSDRVQISNLTLMNSPSWNVHPVYSSNVIVQSLTILAPVTSPNTDGINPDSCTNTRIEDCYIVSGDDCVAVKSGWDEYGIAFGMPTKQLVIRRLTCISPFSAVIALGSEMSGGIQDVRAEDIVAIDSESGVRIKTAIGRGGFVKDIYVRGMTMKTMKWAFWMTGNYGSHADNNFDPNALPVIQNINYRDMVAENVTMAARLEGIPGDPFTGICISNVTIELAKNAKKVPWNCTDIAGISSAATPKPCHLLPDQGPEKIAACDFPEDKPPIDDVEVQSCSFRRKYI, encoded by the exons ATGGTAGTAGAAGTGCTAGCGATAGTTGTGTTGCTCATAAGCGCAAACGGAGCAGAAAGCAGAAAAGCCAAATTTGGGAACCACTTTGAATACTCCGCCATAAGTTGCAGAGCACATGGAGCATCTTTGACAGATTTTGGAGGAGTTGGTGATGGAACTACTTCTAACACGAAGGCTTTTAAGACAGCGATCGATCATCTAAGCCAGTTTTCATCATTTGGTGGGTCTGAGCTATTTGTTCCTCCTGGAAAATGGTTGACTGGCAGTTTCAATCTCACCAGCCATTTCACTCTTTATCTCCATAAAAATGCTGTCCTCCTTGCTTCTCAG GATGAGAATGAATGGCCATTGATTGACCCACTACCATCATATGGTCGAGGAAGGGACACAGAAGGTGGAAGATTCAGCAGTCTTATATTTGGAACCAATCTCACCGATGTTGTAATAACAG GGGACAATGGCACCATTGATGGGCAAGGTGAAGTATGGTGGCAAAAATTCCACAAGGGAGAGCTTAATTATACCAGGCCATACCTGATCGAAATCATGTTCTCCGATAGAGTTCAAATATCTAATCTCACTTTGATGAATTCTCCATCATGGAATGTCCATCCTGTTTACAGCAG CAATGTTATTGTTCAAAGCCTCACTATCTTAGCTCCTGTAACATCTCCAAACACTGATGGGATCAACCCTG ATTCTTGCACGAATACCAGGATCGAAGATTGTTACATCGTCTCTGGAGATGACTGTGTAGCTGTGAAGAGTGGTTGGGATGAGTATGGTATTGCTTTTGGAATGCCAACCAAGCAGCTTGTGATCAGAAGGCTCACCTGCATTTCTCCGTTTAGTGCTGTGATTGCACTGGGAAGTGAGATGTCCGGTGGGATTCAGGATGTGAGGGCAGAGGACATTGTTGCCATTGATTCAGAATCAGGAGTCAGGATCAAAACTGCTATAGGAAGAGGAGGTTTTGTGAAAGATATATATGTAAGAGGGATGACCATGAAGACCATGAAATGGGCATTTTGGATGACAGGAAATTACGGTTCTCATGCAGATAATAACTTCGATCCTAATGCGCTCCCAGTGATCCAGAACATAAATTATCGTGATATGGTTGCTGAGAATGTAACAATGGCAGCTAGATTAGAGGGAATTCCTGGTGATCCATTTACCGGCATTTGCATTTCTAATGTCACTATTGAACTAGCCAAGAACGCAAAGAAAGTGCCATGGAATTGTACTGATATTGCTGGGATTTCAAGTGCAGCGACTCCTAAGCCTTGTCATCTCCTTCCAGATCAAGGTCCAGAGAAGATAGCAGCTTGTGATTTTCCAGAGGATAAACCGCCTATTGATGATGTTGAAGTCCAGTCTTGCTCTTTCAGgaggaaatatatataa